In the Synechococcus sp. Nb3U1 genome, one interval contains:
- the murA gene encoding UDP-N-acetylglucosamine 1-carboxyvinyltransferase: protein MEGFVPSPTLAGTGSLPETAGPVLHITGKHPLQGHIPVGGAKNSALALMAGSLLAPGACRIQNVPRLLDIERMGQILTTLGVKVSHVGHTLDLDASSLKTSQAPYELVSQLRASFFITGPLLARLGVARVPLPGGCAIGSRPVDLHVRGLQALGATVQIEHGVVHACARKLVGTRIYLDYPSVGATETLMMAATLAEGETVIENAAQEPEVADLAHFCQAMGARIRGVGTNTLVVVGVPRLHGAEYTVIPDRIEASTYLIAGAITRSHLTIGPVIPDHLRAVIAKLQVMGLRVEEEGPNRLRIAPAQLESGWLCQATDIQTLPYPGFPTDVQAPIMALAALSEGSCTIEETVFENRMHHIPELNRMGADIRLKNRVALIRGVPSFSAAPVVATDLRAGAALVLAGLAAEGSSTIHGLHYIDRGYEAIDEKLRNVGAKVYRGESPARIPVTA from the coding sequence ATGGAAGGGTTTGTCCCGTCGCCAACCCTGGCTGGAACCGGATCCCTGCCCGAAACTGCTGGCCCCGTTTTGCACATCACTGGCAAGCACCCTTTACAAGGCCATATTCCTGTTGGCGGAGCAAAAAACTCAGCTCTGGCACTCATGGCGGGATCCCTTTTGGCCCCCGGTGCCTGTCGCATTCAGAATGTGCCGCGCCTGTTGGATATTGAGCGCATGGGGCAGATCCTGACCACACTGGGGGTTAAGGTTTCCCATGTTGGTCATACCCTCGACCTGGATGCTAGCTCCCTTAAAACCTCCCAAGCTCCCTACGAATTGGTCAGCCAGTTGCGGGCTAGCTTCTTCATCACTGGGCCGTTGTTAGCCCGTTTGGGGGTGGCGCGAGTGCCTTTACCAGGTGGTTGTGCCATCGGATCCCGTCCAGTGGATCTGCATGTGCGTGGGTTACAGGCGTTGGGAGCAACCGTCCAAATCGAACATGGGGTGGTTCATGCCTGTGCCCGTAAGTTGGTGGGAACCCGCATCTACCTCGACTATCCCAGCGTCGGTGCCACCGAAACCCTGATGATGGCGGCAACTCTGGCGGAAGGGGAAACGGTGATCGAAAATGCCGCCCAAGAACCGGAAGTGGCAGACTTGGCCCATTTTTGTCAGGCGATGGGAGCCCGCATTCGCGGCGTGGGCACCAATACTCTGGTAGTAGTGGGGGTACCCCGTCTGCACGGCGCGGAATACACCGTCATTCCCGATCGCATCGAGGCCAGTACCTATCTCATCGCCGGGGCCATTACCCGTTCTCACCTGACCATTGGCCCTGTCATTCCCGACCATCTGCGGGCGGTGATCGCCAAATTGCAAGTGATGGGGCTGCGGGTGGAAGAAGAAGGCCCGAACCGCCTGCGCATTGCCCCGGCCCAATTGGAATCCGGTTGGCTCTGCCAGGCTACAGATATACAAACGCTGCCCTATCCGGGTTTTCCGACCGATGTACAAGCGCCGATCATGGCTTTGGCGGCCCTCAGTGAAGGCAGTTGCACCATCGAGGAAACGGTATTTGAAAACCGTATGCACCACATCCCCGAACTGAACCGCATGGGAGCAGATATTCGCCTGAAAAACCGTGTGGCCTTGATCCGGGGGGTGCCCTCGTTTTCTGCTGCACCGGTAGTGGCTACCGATTTGCGGGCGGGCGCGGCCCTAGTATTGGCCGGGTTGGCCGCCGAGGGATCCTCCACCATTCATGGATTGCACTACATCGATCGCGGTTACGAAGCCATCGATGAGAAGCTGCGCAATGTCGGGGCAAAGGTGTACCGGGGGGAAAGCCCGGCGCGGATCCCGGTTACAGCTTGA
- a CDS encoding ABC transporter permease yields MKPFALPDPWGIYSVWRRHAEVYRKTWLVNFLPPVTEPLVYLLAFGFGLTPLVGELVYLGQPATYLQFIAPGMIAVAILFQAFFEGAYGSFIRLNYQRTWHALLTAPLSYTQVFLGDWLWAATRGFISGIVTGLVTVVVGLYPLQGLLGSLPILALGSLVFAAMGLLTAGLVVTVDQVNVPIFTLVVPMFVLCGTYFPRDNLPVALNWVASFLPLSSLVDLVRWPLGLPNLWLLELAWMILLVVGVGALAHWQLARRLFS; encoded by the coding sequence ATGAAACCCTTTGCTCTGCCGGATCCCTGGGGCATCTATTCTGTTTGGCGTCGCCATGCGGAGGTGTATCGCAAAACCTGGCTGGTGAACTTTTTGCCCCCAGTCACCGAGCCTTTGGTTTATCTGCTGGCATTTGGTTTTGGCCTCACCCCTTTGGTGGGGGAGCTGGTGTACTTGGGGCAGCCCGCCACCTATCTGCAATTTATTGCACCAGGGATGATCGCGGTGGCCATCCTTTTCCAGGCTTTTTTTGAAGGAGCCTACGGCAGCTTTATTCGCCTTAACTATCAGCGCACCTGGCATGCTCTTCTCACCGCTCCTCTCAGCTACACCCAGGTGTTTTTGGGAGATTGGCTTTGGGCGGCTACCCGTGGCTTTATTTCCGGGATAGTCACCGGGTTGGTGACGGTGGTGGTTGGCCTTTATCCCCTGCAGGGGTTGCTGGGATCCCTGCCGATTTTGGCCTTGGGAAGCTTGGTGTTCGCTGCCATGGGATTGCTGACAGCAGGGCTAGTGGTGACGGTGGATCAGGTGAACGTGCCGATCTTCACCTTGGTGGTGCCGATGTTCGTGTTGTGTGGCACCTATTTCCCGCGAGATAACCTGCCGGTTGCCCTGAACTGGGTAGCCAGCTTTTTGCCCCTGTCCAGTTTGGTGGATTTGGTGCGTTGGCCGCTGGGGTTGCCCAACCTATGGCTGCTGGAATTGGCTTGGATGATCCTGTTGGTAGTGGGGGTGGGGGCTTTAGCCCACTGGCAGTTGGCCCGTAGGTTGTTCAGCTAG
- a CDS encoding isopenicillin N synthase family dioxygenase, protein MDITPFREGTDPLGLAKAFGAALEQVGFVIITGHGIPEEIIQTAYDKVLAFYDLPLDQKMLVAIPDRVKNRGYLPIGIESVAATRGAEIPYGDPPGRAEHDLCEALVFNDLFREDLQRPQAGWDPDSGNLWPTYPAGLRAALLTYDAALLGLTETLMRISALALDLPETYFLPFMEGKGGVLRAVHYPEQEVEPRPGQLRYGAHSDYGGFTLLRQDGAPGGLQIYSKSAEWIDVQAVPNSFVINIGDLLARWTNDRWRSTVHRVVNPPREAFGASRRLSLVYFTAPRDDAWIECLPTCQDAGNPPRYAPVRAGEYIRSKLDISMIGERRH, encoded by the coding sequence TTGGACATCACCCCTTTTCGGGAAGGGACAGATCCGCTGGGACTAGCCAAGGCGTTCGGGGCCGCCCTGGAGCAGGTGGGGTTTGTGATCATTACAGGCCACGGGATCCCAGAGGAGATAATCCAAACCGCTTACGACAAGGTGCTGGCCTTCTACGATCTGCCCCTAGACCAGAAGATGCTGGTGGCCATTCCAGATCGGGTGAAAAATCGGGGGTATCTACCGATTGGTATCGAAAGTGTGGCTGCTACCCGTGGAGCAGAAATTCCCTACGGTGACCCTCCGGGTCGTGCGGAGCACGATCTCTGTGAAGCCCTGGTATTTAACGACCTGTTTCGGGAAGATCTGCAACGGCCTCAGGCAGGATGGGATCCCGACTCTGGTAACCTTTGGCCCACCTATCCAGCGGGATTGCGGGCAGCCCTGCTCACCTACGATGCAGCCTTGCTGGGGCTCACTGAAACCTTAATGCGCATCAGCGCCCTGGCATTAGACTTACCAGAAACCTATTTTCTGCCCTTTATGGAGGGGAAAGGGGGAGTGCTGCGGGCGGTGCATTATCCCGAACAAGAGGTGGAACCGAGACCAGGGCAATTGCGCTACGGCGCTCACTCCGACTACGGCGGCTTTACCCTTCTGCGGCAAGATGGGGCACCGGGGGGACTACAGATATACTCCAAGTCAGCGGAGTGGATCGATGTGCAGGCCGTTCCCAACTCCTTTGTCATCAACATTGGCGATTTGCTGGCCCGTTGGACAAATGACCGTTGGCGCTCTACAGTGCACCGGGTGGTGAACCCCCCCAGAGAGGCTTTCGGCGCGAGCCGCCGTCTATCCTTAGTTTATTTTACGGCCCCCCGCGATGATGCTTGGATCGAATGCTTGCCCACTTGCCAGGATGCAGGCAATCCCCCTCGCTATGCCCCTGTACGGGCCGGGGAATATATCCGCTCTAAGTTGGATATCTCGATGATTGGGGAGAGAAGGCACTAA
- a CDS encoding adenylate/guanylate cyclase domain-containing protein, producing the protein MQITCRPDNLVFEADPLRSVLENLLDAGVRHAHACGGNAACSTCRIMILEGSEHCRIMTPAEKKLAERLDLPVHIRLACQTRITGDVTLQRLVIDSEDVEVAQHQLRAHSIGSRVPAAILSASLRGMATFDEEHFPYDIVYTLGRYFTQMGALVKQYQGVLTSHNGFKSLALFGLKHPQTAVQQALQTGLALLESVADLNTTLRELSYPEVNLTLGIHYGPTILLNIDPQDPQRVSAFGKSVNFATWLESANVELSSQLLLSTPVYQAVREQLSHVQAHPVKPSPNAKPIRVYAVPPGQTNFLPHEDSATGSPWAATQPTGWLETLREWLRAWSRF; encoded by the coding sequence TGCTCGATGCGGGGGTACGCCATGCCCATGCCTGTGGAGGAAATGCAGCCTGCTCCACCTGTCGCATCATGATCCTAGAAGGCAGTGAACATTGCCGCATCATGACCCCTGCCGAGAAAAAATTGGCGGAACGGCTGGATCTGCCTGTGCACATCCGGCTAGCCTGTCAAACTCGCATTACCGGGGATGTTACCCTACAGCGGTTGGTGATCGACAGTGAAGATGTAGAGGTGGCCCAACATCAATTGCGGGCTCATTCCATCGGTAGCCGAGTCCCAGCCGCCATCCTCAGCGCCTCCCTACGGGGAATGGCCACCTTCGACGAAGAACACTTTCCCTACGATATTGTCTATACCTTGGGCCGCTATTTCACCCAAATGGGTGCGCTTGTAAAGCAGTATCAGGGGGTATTGACCAGCCACAACGGCTTCAAAAGCCTGGCTCTTTTTGGCCTCAAGCATCCTCAGACAGCAGTACAACAAGCCCTGCAAACCGGGCTGGCCCTTCTAGAGTCGGTGGCGGATCTGAACACCACTCTGCGGGAACTCTCTTACCCAGAGGTCAACCTCACCCTCGGGATCCACTACGGGCCCACGATTTTGCTCAATATCGATCCTCAAGACCCACAGCGGGTTTCCGCCTTTGGCAAGTCGGTGAATTTTGCCACCTGGTTGGAGTCAGCCAATGTGGAGCTCAGTTCCCAGTTGCTGCTATCCACACCTGTGTATCAAGCGGTGAGGGAACAACTCTCACACGTGCAGGCGCACCCAGTGAAACCCTCTCCCAACGCCAAGCCCATTCGGGTTTATGCAGTACCTCCCGGACAGACCAATTTTCTCCCACATGAAGACTCGGCCACGGGATCCCCTTGGGCAGCCACACAGCCGACTGGATGGTTGGAAACGCTACGGGAATGGCTGCGGGCTTGGTCTCGTTTTTAG